Proteins found in one Zea mays cultivar B73 chromosome 1, Zm-B73-REFERENCE-NAM-5.0, whole genome shotgun sequence genomic segment:
- the LOC103643348 gene encoding uncharacterized protein, which yields MPKQPALPSPLAFVHSHSHSRLTSSLPKPPTAGLPPPKTPPPTTTMAAGEHALVEESTVPVVSDVADAAAKPYVRPALFLRPRAGDGAPAPAPPGDPGPVLPRGIEAEFMGWAGVPRLWPEWVAKLRRRHEPLWREVGILGGILASTCRVRHHHHERVLLQLAAFWYGATSTFVFPWGEVTLTLEDVATLAGLPLLGDPVRAPVSDSLEKDVAAIEAVRAVMNRSKKKKSSYGAWVKRFVERTPEEEMPPPATGDGGRDGEAHQLVEHGAFLSMWLSLFVLPGPPFDVVRREIIPLAARLARGESVALAPAALATIYHDLSALKRHITSGDKNGPFVISAPIHILQLWVWEHFTQLRPETVGSSTPDDHDMPRAARWREAGKRLSSKDLHAVLMSPKGFEWRPYKNSRFFGLHPGTGGSWVRGQDIATSEALLSFARCLHPCELVGMNCIEQYNPHRVARQLGFDQDIPGTVPRASSGWEKAWETYNIEAKSSAFIFPNHKPGVTVQYAKWWKPYSSACGSAVANAAKIKEGHDLVSPVKRKMEGVLAGNSGKKVRLRVATATLGCPPNIPAGINVYPSQSSGSHAATRRAAAAPGLVLRACPPHLRFKAVSPTGMPQPLRDAAYDPLDHVSLSERLDGITKMPKQHNTECLVKDSEQERIVKRVKIVTPKPPSAGPEKAVLHKVVEQALPDAVASSAIIHDSSSVFGTERPHARCLQQSKDEDLNSANGENISRRTEHCDVVLLNVVQGAVSTVKSEAIGAGTEVDMLPTHEDLLVVSDGDRCDKSSSMGHEVHLESHMSGAKMSFIRERNEGTELVDARNDEEDSQVLKEATKQGNFGDTVKFNDDELDKLTRKEARVFVEAMSNKDAPSAMHLKCPEMEPTRTILQECNEEKQMVRETNDEHDNPVMKEGTVQNSYDRQLASVLDGTTPRQQPDVLTHAATVQTYDGLLKEPAKEMDTCIVTGDIDNTDKVLNEKFGSLNFSEKGNEDTFVSNQGLEYPMEHSAGASRKKSGNSERFSSSLLDGNTKLVSHEVCTKTLYYLSRFDRMKDAWDKDANSLPRRAVGTMEMIGKASAIRHAEIAELDKKINTLKEEILALEAAEKGKSPE from the exons ATGCCGAAACAGCCTGCCCTTCCGTCGCCCCTGGCTTTCGTTCACTCACACAGTCACTCACGCCTCACTTCCTCGCTGCCCAAACCCCCGACCGCGGGGCTGCCCCCACCGAAAACCCCTCCGCCGACCACCACAATGGCAGCCGGCGAGCATGCTCTGGTCGAGGAGTCCACCGTCCCTGTCGTCTCCGACGTCGCTGACGCCGCCGCCAAACCCTACGTCCGGCCGGCCCTTTTCCTGCGCCCCCGCGCGGGGGACGGCGCCCCTGCCCCTGCTCCGCCCGGCGACCCGGGCCCCGTCCTCCCCCGCGGGATCGAGGCGGAGTTCATGGGCTGGGCGGGCGTGCCCCGGCTGTGGCCGGAGTGGGTGGCCAAGCTCCGCCGGCGCCACGAGCCGCTGTGGCGGGAGGTCGGGATCCTGGGCGGCATCCTCGCCAGCACGTGCCGGGTGCGCCACCACCACCACGAGCGCGTGCTGCTGCAGCTCGCCGCCTTCTGGTACGGCGCCACCAGCACCTTCGTCTTCCCCTGGGGCGAGGTCACGCTCACCCTCGAGGACGTCGCCACGCTCGCCGGCCTGCCGCTCCTCGGCGACCCAGTACGCGCGCCCGTGTCGGACAGCCTGGAGAAGGACGTGGCCGCGATCGAGGCCGTCCGGGCGGTGATGAACCGGAGCAAGAAGAAGAAATCTTCTTACGGCGCGTGGGTTAAGCGCTTCGTCGAGCGCACGCCGGAGGAGGAGATGCCGCCGCCCGCGACCGGTGACGGTGGCAGAGACGGCGAGGCGCACCAGCTGGTCGAGCATGGCGCTTTCCTCTCCATGTGGCTGTCCCTTTTCGTTCTACCCGGCCCACCGTTCGACGTCGTCCGCCGGGAGATCATTCCGCTCGCGGCCCGTCTGGCGCGCGGCGAGAGCGTGGCGCTCGCCCCCGCCGCGCTCGCCACCATCTACCACGATCTCTCCGCGCTCAAACGCCACATAACCTCGGGCGACAAAAACGGACCCTTCGTCATCTCGGCACCGATCCACATCCTCCAGCTCTGGGTCTGGGAGCATTTCACCCAGCTCCGCCCTGAAACAGTGGGCTCGTCTACTCCTGATGATCATGACATGCCAAGGGCTGCCCGATGGCGTGAAGCTGGAAAAAGGCTGAGCTCCAAGGACTTGCACGCAGTGCTCATGTCACCGAAGGGGTTTGAGTGGAGGCCCTATAAAAATAGCAGGTTTTTTGGTCTGCACCCAGGTACAGGTGGTTCTTGGGTCCGCGGTCAGGATATAGCAACAAGTGAAGCGCTCTTGTCTTTTGCACGGTGTTTGCACCCTTGTGAGCTCGTGGGCATGAACTGCATTGAGCAGTATAATCCTCATCGTGTTGCGAGGCAGCTCGGCTTCGATCAGGACATCCCTGGGACGGTTCCCCGTGCAAGCTCAGGTTGGGAGAAAGCATGGGAGACATACAACATAGAGGCCAAGAGTTCTGCTTTTATCTTTCCAAATCACAAGCCTGGCGTGACGGTTcagtatgcaaagtggtggaagcCTTACTCATCAGCATGCGGTAGTGCCGTTGCTAATGCTGCAAAGATCAAAGAAGGCCACGATCTTGTTAGTCCAGTGAAAAGGAAAATGGAAGGGGTTCTTGCTGGAAATTCTGGCAAAAAGGTGCGTCTGCGTGTGGCCACTGCTACCCTGGGCTGCCCGCCCAATATACCAGCAGGAATTAACGTCTACCCGTCCCAGTCCTCAGGCAGCCATGCTGCAACAAGACGAGCTGCGGCAGCACCAGGGCTTGTTCTCCGCGCGTGTCCACCCCACCTAAGGTTTAAAGCTGTGTCCCCCACAGGGATGCCTCAGCCACTACGAGATGCAGCCTACGATCCGCTTGATCACGTTTCTCTTTCTGAAAGGCTCGATGGCATTACTAAGATGCCTAAGCAGCACAACACAGAATGTTTGGTGAAGGATAGTGAGCAGGAGAGAATTGTCAAACGTGTGAAGATTGTTACACCAAAGCCTCCAAGTGCTGGCCCAGAGAAGGCAGTTCTACACAAAGTTGTTGAGCAAGCTTTGCCTGACGCAGTTGCAAGCTCAGCTATAATTCATGACTCGTCTAGTGTATTTGGTACTGAAAGGCCACATGCAAGGTGTCTCCAACAAAGTAAAGATGAAGATCTTAATAGTGCCAATGGGGAAAATATTAGCAGAAGAACAGAGCATTGTGATGTCGTGCTTCTTAATGTTGTCCAGGGTGCAGTGAGTACTGTAAAGAGTGAAGCCATTGGAGCTGGGACTGAAGTTGATATGCTTCCAACACATGAAGACTTATTGGTGGTCAGTGACGGTGACAGGTGTGATAAATCAAGTAGCATGGGACATGAGGTGCATCTGGAATCTCATATGTCGGGAGCAAAAATGTCCTTTATAAGAGAGCGAAACGAAGGTACCGAGCTGGTTGATGCAAGAAACGACGAGGAAGACAGCCAAGTTCTGAAGGAAGCGACAAAACAAGGCAATTTTGGTGATACCGTTAAATTCAATGACGATGAGCTTGATAAACTAACAAGGAAGGAAGCCAGGGTGTTTGTTGAAGCAATGAGCAACAAAGAtgcgccgagtgccatgcatcTGAAATGTCCTGAGATGGAACCAACGCGGACCATCTTACAGGAGTGTAATGAAGAAAAGCAGATGGTCAGGGAAACAAATGATGAGCACGACAACCCAGTGATGAAAGAAGGCACGGTGCAAAACAGTTATGACCGTCAGCTTGCAAGTGTTCTAGATGGCACGACTCCAAGACAACAGCCAGATGTATTAACTCATGCTGCTACTGTCCAAACCTATGATGGTCTCTTAAAAGAACCAGCTAAAGAAATGGATACATGCATTGTCACAGGGGATATCGACAATACCGACAAGGTGCTCAATGAAAAATTTGGTTCTCTGAATTTCAGTGAGAAGGGAAATGAAGATACCTTCGTGTCAAACCAAGGGTTAGAATATCCTATGGAACACTCAGCAGGAGCCAGTAGAAAGAAATCAG GAAACAGTGAGAGATTCTCTAGCAGTCTGTTAGATGGAAATACTAAACTGGTTAGCCATGAAGTTTGTACTAAAACACTGTACTATCTTAGTCGGTTTGACCGGATGAAAGACGCTTGGGACAAAGATGCAAATAGCCTACCAAGGAGGGCTGTTGGTACGATGGAAATGATAGGAAAAGCATCTGCAATTCGACATGCCGAAATTGCTGAGTTGGACAAAAAGATTAATACTCTGAAGGAAGAGATTCTGGCGCTAGAGGCAGCTGAGAAAGGGAAATCTCCTGAGTGA